In the Hordeum vulgare subsp. vulgare chromosome 7H, MorexV3_pseudomolecules_assembly, whole genome shotgun sequence genome, one interval contains:
- the LOC123409698 gene encoding PHD finger protein EHD3-like, with protein sequence MTSQDAAAPPLASPKRPAPGEQPSPEVLVTYKRRRTAACGATSDPGAPCATIVPCSGSSGQDGHHMLPRHWITWRDTLEGFLQSPGVNKGGGIQSCIQDALRYNCCQSVQKGDLNKGQGASEEHPAGVAGAKEISSSIALKDATAASLDANTAMCNNALLDIFVSEKFALLCDLLVGTFHVSKVHEVIDLGKIDTNMRNGNYARNPALFNDHIQQIWEKFEQVGREMTSLASNLPIISRASYQKQASGVSEVEVAAEHRIIEETSLGGFVQKIPKDSNTTTQFSPCDSGHSTIPKRSGTCGLGRTCTCKQCGTSAEEEKSLICDGCDTTYHFDCVKRLHPAMTQIPDNWHCPACSNNKGKGKAAGTKKNVHDSLHGDCPLCDKLEVVKKVEPPEVASGIEVVDEREGSSVPSVEEENEPDLYTTALSKLCKNCGTCEDDDKQFLVCGHPYCPYKFYHIRCLRTSQIALEKQKNLECWYCPSCLCRGCFKNKDDEEITLCDGCDEAYHVYCMTPKRTCVPKGHWYCPLCSVRRAREGMQRYEKSILNKQQHIGAKRASQPDNA encoded by the exons ATGACCTCCCAggacgccgccgccccgccgctggCCTCTCCCAAGCGCCCTGCCCCGGGGGAGCAGCCGTCGCCCGAGGTCCTCGTCACCTACAAGCGCCGCCGCACGGCCGCCTGCGGCGCCACCTCCGACCCCGGAGCG CCTTGTGCCACCATCGTCCCCTGTAGCGGCAGTTCCGGGCAAGATGGCCACCACATGCTGCCCAGACATTGGATTACTTGGAGGGACACGTTGGAGGGTTTCCTGCAATCCCCAGGTGTAAATAAGGGTGGGGGGATTCAGAGCTGCATACAAGATGCGCTCAGATACAATTGCTGTCAATCAGTGCAAAAA GGTGACCTAAATAAAGGCCAAGGAGCGTCAGAAGAGCATCCTGCTGGAGTAGCAGGTGCTAAAGAGATTAGCTCCTCTATTGCATTAAAAGATGCAACTGCAGCATCTTTGGATGCCAACACAGCAATGTGCAATAATGCTCTCCTTGACATTTTTGTCTCGGAGAAGTTTGCCTTGTTGTGTGATTTGCTAGTTGGAACTTTCCATGTGAGTAAGGTTCATGAGGTCATTGATTTGGGGAAAATTGACACCAACATGAGAAATGGAAACTATGCACGGAACCCGGCTCTGTTCAACGACCACATCCAGCAG ATATGGGAGAAGTTTGAACAAGTTGGCCGAGAGATGACAAGTCTAGCCAGCAATCTTCCAATCATTTCACGAGCTTCCTATCAGAAGCAA GCTTCTGGAGTTTCTGAAGTAGAGGTTGCTGCTGAGCACAGGATCATAGAG GAAACTAGTTTGggtggtttcgtccagaaaatccCGAAGGATTCAAATACGACCACACAGTTCTCCCCATGTGATTCCGGTCATTCTACAATACCAAAGCGATCTGGGACATGTGGACTTGGGCGAACTTGCACTTGCAAACAATGTGGAACCAGTGCAGAGGAAGAAAAAAGCCTTATCTGTGATGGATGCGACACGACATACCACTTTGACTGTGTGAAGCGACTCCATCCTGCCATGACACAAATCCCGGACAACTGGCACTGCCCTGCCTGCAGCAACAATAAGGGAAAGGGAAAGGCTGCAGGCACCAAGAAGAACGTTCATGACAGCCTGCATGGTGATTGTCCTCTGTGTGACAAGCTTGAGGTCGTCAAGAAGGTAGAACCACCTGAAGTTGCCAGCGGAATCGAGGTAGTCGACGAAAGAGAAGGGAGCTCGGTGCCGAGCGTGGAGGAAGAGAACGAGCCGGATCTGTACACGACCGCCCTGTCGAAGCTGTGCAAGAACTGCGGCACGTGCGAGGACGACGACAAGCAGTTCCTGGTATGCGGCCACCCTTACTGCCCCTACAAGTTCTACCACATCCGGTGCCTGAGGACGAGCCAGATCGCGCTGGAGAAGCAGAAGAACCTGGAGTGCTGGTACTGCCCCTCCTGCCTCTGCAGGGGCTGCTTCAAGAACAAGGACGACGAGGAGATCACCCTGTGCGACGGGTGCGACGAGGCCTACCACGTGTACTGCATGACGCCCAAGCGCACCTGCGTCCCAAAGGGCCACTGGTACTGCCCGCTGTGCAGCGTGCGGCGGGCGAGGGAGGGGATGCAGAGGTACGAGAAGTCAATCCTGAATAAGCAACAACATATAGGCGCCAAGCGCGCGAGCCAGCCGGACAACGCATAG
- the LOC123412838 gene encoding UDP-galactose transporter 1-like, producing MEEGKMGNVATVRAVLAILQWWGFNVTVIIINKWIFQKLEFKFPLTVSCVHFICSSIGAYIAIKVLKVKPLIEVAPEDRWKRIFPMSFVFCINIVLGNISLRYIPVSFMQTIKSFTPATTVILQWLVWRKYFEWRIWASLIPIVGGILLTSVTELSFNMLGFCAAMVGCLATSTKTILAESLLHGYKFDSINTVYYMAPFATMILSIPAIVLEGSGVINWLYTYDSTVPALIIIITSGVLAFCLNFSIFYVIHSTTAVTFNVAGNLKVAVAVLISWMIFRNPISAMNAVGCGITLVGCTFYGYVRHLISQQASTPSPRTPRSRLEMLPLVGEKQEKI from the exons ATGGAGGAGGGGAAGATGGGGAACGTGGCGACGGTCCGGGCGGTGCTCGCCATCCTCCAATGGTGGGGCTTCAACGTcaccgtcatcatcatcaacaagtgGATCTTCCAG AAACTGGAGTTCAAATTCCCTCTGACTGTGTCGTGCGTCCACTTCATATGCTCTTCTATTGGAGCCTATATCGCAATCAAAGTGCTCAAAGTAAAACCGCTGATCGAGGTCGCCCCCGAGGATCGCTGGAAAAGGATATTCCCCATGTCATTTGTGTTCTGCATAAACATCGTGCTGGGAAATATCAGCCTGCGGTACATCCCGGTCTCCTTCATGCAGACCATAAAATCTTTCACTCCTGCAACAACAG TTATTCTGCAGTGGTTGGTCTGGAGGAAATATTTTGAGTGGCGCATATGGGCTTCTTTGATTCCAATAGTGGGTGGAATCCTCTTAACTTCAGTAACTGAGCTTAgcttcaatatgcttggtttttgcGCTGCCATGGTTGGCTGCCTCGCCACATCTACAAAGACTATCTTGGCAGAGTCCCTACTCCATGGATACAAATTTGACAG CATTAACACCGTGTACTACATGGCACCCTTTGCCACCATGATACTATCGATACCAGCGATCGTACTCGAAGGGAGCGGCGTAATCAACTGGCTCTACACATATGATTCAACCGTCCCTGCACTAATCATCATAATCACCTCAGGAGTTCTAGCCTTCTGCCTCAACTTCTCCATCTTCTATGTTATCCATTCAACGACAGCGGTGACCTTCAATGTAGCCGGCAATCTCAAG GTTGCTGTCGCGGTACTGATCTCCTGGATGATCTTCCGCAACCCGATCTCCGCCATGAACGCAGTAGGGTGTGGGATCACGCTCGTCGGCTGCACCTTCTATGGCTATGTGAGGCATCTGATCTCCCAGCAGGCCTCCACCCCTAGCCCGCGCACCCCGAGAAGCCGGTTGGAGATGCTCCCCCTCGTAGGCGAAAAGCAAGAGAAGATCTAG